In Candidatus Vesicomyosocius okutanii, one DNA window encodes the following:
- the rsmI gene encoding 16S rRNA (cytidine(1402)-2'-O)-methyltransferase yields MNGTLYIIATPIGNLNDITFRAIETLKTVDIILAEDICHSKRLLNHYDITTSMYTFHEHNERCKTPDIINKLLKGKHFALISDAGTPLISDPGHVLVIEAKKVGINVSPIPGSNAMISAISVSGIASNKFSFFGFLPSKQSARLKVIQSIVNINEMAIFYESPNRILSCAQDLQTVLGNERIVCFAKELTKLFETIKTNTLPQLIDYLQADNTHQKGEFVILISAAKKNNEVSGEEMLNKVLPILLIEMGAAKAARLVAKMTGFDKRYCYQRAIEL; encoded by the coding sequence ATGAATGGAACGCTTTATATTATCGCTACACCAATTGGAAATTTAAATGATATCACTTTTAGAGCTATTGAAACGTTAAAAACAGTTGATATTATTCTAGCAGAGGATATATGTCACTCTAAACGCTTACTTAATCATTATGATATTACAACATCCATGTATACTTTTCATGAACATAATGAAAGATGTAAAACCCCTGATATAATAAATAAATTATTAAAAGGAAAGCATTTTGCATTGATTAGTGACGCAGGAACGCCACTTATTAGCGACCCAGGTCATGTATTAGTGATAGAGGCGAAAAAAGTAGGTATTAACGTATCGCCTATCCCTGGTTCTAATGCAATGATTAGTGCAATTAGTGTATCAGGAATTGCTAGTAACAAGTTCAGTTTTTTTGGTTTTTTGCCTAGTAAACAATCGGCGCGTCTTAAGGTGATTCAATCCATTGTAAATATCAATGAAATGGCTATTTTTTATGAATCACCTAATCGTATTCTTTCCTGTGCGCAAGATTTACAAACAGTATTGGGTAATGAACGTATTGTTTGCTTTGCCAAAGAACTGACTAAGTTGTTTGAGACTATTAAGACAAATACATTGCCTCAGTTGATTGATTATTTACAAGCAGATAATACACACCAAAAAGGTGAATTTGTGATTCTTATTTCTGCAGCAAAGAAAAACAATGAAGTCTCAGGAGAAGAAATGTTGAATAAAGTATTACCAATTTTGCTCATTGAGATGGGTGCGGCAAAAGCAGCTAGGCTTGTAGCTAAAATGACTGGTTTTGATAAAAGATACTGCTATCAAAGAGCTATTGAGTTATAA
- the coaE gene encoding dephospho-CoA kinase (Dephospho-CoA kinase (CoaE) performs the final step in coenzyme A biosynthesis.), translating to MSIIKIALTGGIACGKSKVSQILSNLGLDIISLDKLAQKIVKPNTIELKELIKHFGDDILNTNTSLNRSILRKILLEKKSNQKLIEAILHPRILIRMENEIRKLKAKLVVVEVPLLAEKNLTHLFNRAIIINCNKEQQLKRLINRDNIDTNEAKNMVSTQFSHALRLKLREKLPTDIIENNLEITDLTHKTNQLYKKLINL from the coding sequence ATGTCGATCATTAAAATAGCATTAACAGGTGGAATTGCTTGTGGTAAATCAAAAGTAAGTCAAATCTTAAGTAATTTAGGTTTAGATATTATAAGCCTTGATAAGCTTGCACAAAAAATTGTTAAACCTAACACGATTGAACTTAAAGAATTAATCAAACACTTTGGTGATGATATTCTTAATACTAATACAAGCCTTAACCGTAGTATTTTAAGAAAAATTTTATTAGAAAAAAAATCTAATCAAAAATTGATTGAAGCAATACTACATCCAAGAATATTAATACGTATGGAAAATGAAATTAGAAAACTAAAAGCCAAATTAGTGGTGGTTGAAGTACCACTATTGGCTGAGAAGAATCTTACTCATTTGTTTAATAGAGCAATTATTATTAACTGCAATAAAGAACAACAATTGAAAAGATTGATTAATCGTGATAATATTGATACAAATGAAGCAAAAAATATGGTTTCTACACAATTTAGTCATGCATTACGCTTAAAATTGCGTGAAAAATTACCTACTGATATCATTGAAAATAACCTAGAAATTACTGATTTAACCCATAAAACTAATCAGTTGTATAAAAAACTAATTAACTTATAA
- a CDS encoding thermonuclease family protein, whose amino-acid sequence MKLFLSIIIATLVFQVQSKPQYGTVIVSKVISIYDGDTFRVNIDLLPPIVGRNIPIRINGIDTPEIRGKCQYEKNIAIKARDFVRGKLNNAKEIKLTNLQRGKYFRVIANVMVDGVSLEQELLDNGLAYNYYGGKKLSWCK is encoded by the coding sequence ATGAAACTATTTTTATCTATTATTATAGCAACTCTTGTTTTTCAAGTACAATCAAAACCCCAATACGGTACAGTAATAGTATCAAAAGTCATTAGTATTTATGATGGTGATACCTTTAGAGTAAATATAGACTTATTACCGCCTATCGTAGGTAGGAATATACCTATTAGAATAAATGGGATAGACACTCCAGAAATACGAGGAAAGTGCCAGTATGAAAAGAATATAGCCATCAAGGCAAGAGATTTTGTAAGAGGCAAGCTAAACAATGCTAAAGAAATTAAGTTGACTAATTTACAAAGAGGTAAGTACTTCAGAGTTATTGCCAATGTAATGGTTGATGGGGTTAGTTTAGAACAGGAGCTACTTGATAATGGTTTAGCTTATAATTATTACGGTGGTAAGAAATTAAGTTGGTGCAAGTAA